A region from the Tigriopus californicus strain San Diego chromosome 9, Tcal_SD_v2.1, whole genome shotgun sequence genome encodes:
- the LOC131887384 gene encoding serine-rich adhesin for platelets-like codes for MVPKKQVTNETMSSGSSPHHPSESGAFRPPPCKRKKLDEPNMLEEEQNQEQEEVTMLSRTLTRSGSSDYQRSDIEVSNIMKQWRHFRSDQRFTDLTVFCGPKGTKVKTTKLHRLILASCSEFLSELLREREEAVLILPDCDPADFLNLVEILYGERVCSHDTGYPSADLLQLLKITSFPLLDKGTPYADSGTESADAELGSLFQGQAHEDLFLNQNIEEALGTLNFEDPNLNLADVMREEALIPASTTLPTIGTTESNGPNRSASNQSLNTMGFSPNAFQSDSFSPNRKPSDNEPVPVLVSETGPEPVLVANPFSIAPPTPFMDRQAEQTNLPLSSRKRDGRPLGKGKPSSYVKSLQGDDSQSLPGATDWSDNESVCSDWSDNDDTLGWTDDEGGLSGKSGHRRNRSASSGRGVRSKSRESRSATRPQEPKEKLDRQPRKTSSEPPTSSIVPSVPEVIIDLSEDDPPASSQTNGEADGGYGALSEGGYDNDMNDVNILESSDMEFQLRLSVSSASVGSRDLRDCSNSLPSLPSRSSSVGSDLNDTFGDEDIISLPSQEVDVISLSSSKCSRSSKRSVGSIASYSAPNLALLQSFKNKKVPPTLAEGTKSNQISSTDTTSAAQQSRAIPIPTHQQQQEQQQEQQQQQQQEQQQQQQEQQQQQQQQQQEQQHQQQKLQKQQQPPTRPSAPSSPRTTSSTKRPSVTTSTNAPVSKSQKPSPSSATERPSKSAKSLKPSKSAEISKSTPTVITPSESRPITKPDHANKKVKVTKTSTSVPKSTPKTAAKPSPSPSPKPSPKGSPKPSTSSNSKTYHNSDLFSKILDQNSKVTLEKLKDKPKPIKKKDPPPNPSTTASPTSKKTELVKARPEISKSNGTASKSVKGSTKLRARSLSSSSSSSSSSSGSSSSGSSSSSSGSSSSSSSSSSSSSSSTISSRGKGNKKVVIPVKRQDNLAKSKALKAKKRRLSDSMSDSD; via the coding sequence ATGGTGCCCAAAAAGCAAGTGACCAACGAGACCATGAGCAGTGGAAGTTCACCCCACCACCCCTCAGAATCGGGGGCTTTCAGGCCTCCTCCGTGCAAAAGGAAAAAGCTGGACGAGCCAAACATGCTGGAGGAAGAACAAAACCAAGAGCAAGAGGAGGTAACCATGCTCTCCAGAACCTTGACAAGGTCGGGCTCATCAGACTATCAAAGGTCGGACATTGAGGTGTCCAACATCATGAAGCAATGGCGACATTTTCGCAGTGATCAGCGCTTCACCGACCTAACCGTGTTCTGTGGGCCCAAGGGAACCAAAGTGAAGACCACCAAGTTGCATCGGCTCATCTTGGCCAGTTGTAGTGAATTCCTGTCCGAGCTCCTTCGGGAACGCGAGGAAGCCGTCCTCATATTGCCAGACTGTGACCCCGCAGATTTCTTGAATCTCGTGGAAATCCTCTATGGTGAAAGGGTTTGCTCCCATGACACTGGCTACCCCAGTGCGGACCTCCTCCAGCTCCTCAAAATCACGTCTTTTCCCCTGCTGGACAAAGGCACGCCCTATGCTGACTCAGGAACCGAAAGTGCCGATGCCGAGTTGGGCTCCTTGTTCCAAGGCCAGGCCCACGAGGATctctttctcaatcaaaacattgaagaggCATTGGGGACGCTCAACTTTGAAGACCCCAATCTCAATTTGGCCGACGTTATGCGCGAAGAGGCTCTCATTCCCGCTAGCACCACCCTGCCTACCATTGGCACCACCGAATCCAACGGTCCCAATCGGAGTGCCAGCAACCAGTCCCTCAATACCATGGGGTTCTCGCCCAATGCCTTCCAGTCAGATTCTTTTTCCCCCAATCGGAAACCCAGTGACAATGAGCCGGTCCCCGTGTTGGTGTCCGAGACAGGCCCTGAACCAGTCTTAGTAGCAAACCCCTTCAGCATAGCCCCACCTACCCCTTTCATGGATCGGCAAGCTGAACAAACCAACCTGCCTCTCTCCAGCCGGAAAAGAGACGGTCGACCCTTGGGCAAGGGGAAACCAAGTAGTTACGTGAAGTCGTTGCAAGGCGATGATTCTCAATCCCTCCCGGGTGCCACTGATTGGTCCGATAATGAGAGTGTGTGCTCAGATTGGTCGGATAATGACGATACATTGGGTTGGACCGATGACGAAGGTGGACTCTCTGGCAAATCTGGACATCGTCGAAACAGGTCGGCCTCCTCTGGCCGAGGTGTTAGGTCCAAATCAAGAGAATCAAGAAGTGCCACAAGACCACAAGAACCCAAAGAAAAACTGGACCGCCAACCTCGAAAGACATCATCAGAGCCTCCTACTTCCTCGATAGTTCCTTCAGTTCCGGAAGTCATCATAGATTTGAGCGAAGACGATCCTCCGGCTAGCTCGCAAACGAATGGAGAAGCCGACGGTGGATATGGGGCACTGAGTGAGGGGGGATACGACAATGACATGAATGACGTGAACATTTTAGAATCCTCGGACATGGAGTTCCAACTTAGATTATCCGTGTCGTCGGCTTCGGTCGGCTCCAGAGACTTGAGGGATTGCTCAAACTCATTGCCCTCCCTTCCTTCTCGGAGTTCTTCAGTGGGATCTGATCTGAACGACACCTTTGGGGATGAAGATATAATCAGTCTACCCTCACAGGAAGTGGACGTCATCTCGTTGTCATCGTCCAAGTGTTCTAGGTCTTCAAAGAGATCAGTCGGATCTATAGCGTCATATTCAGCTCCCAATTTGGCCTTACTCCAGTcattcaagaacaagaaggttCCACCAACCCTCGCCGAGGGAACAAAATCGAACCAAATATCCTCGACAGACACTACGTCAGCGGCTCAACAATCAAGGGCCATACCAATACCAacacatcaacaacagcaggAGCAACAGCAggagcaacagcaacaacaacaacaggagcaacaacaacaacaacaagagcaacaacaacaacaacaacaacaacaacaagagcaacaacatcaacaacaaaagcttcagaaacaacaacaaccgccAACAAGACCATCAGCACCATCTTCCCCAAGGACGACATCATCTACAAAAAGGCCCTCGGTTACAACTTCAACCAATGCCCCCGTGTCAAAAAGCCAGAAACCATCCCCGTCATCTGCGACGGAACGACCttcaaaatcagccaaatcTTTGAAGCCTTCTAAAAGCGCTGAAATTAGCAAATCAACACCCACAGTCATTACTCCAAGTGAGTCTAGGCCCATCACCAAGCCAGATCATGCCAACAAGAAGGTCAAAGTGACTAAAACCTCAACCTCGGTCCCCAAGTCCACCCCCAAGACCGCAGCTAAACCAAGCCCCAGCCCCAGTCCCAAACCCAGCCCAAAAGGCAGCCCGAAGCCTAGCACCAGTTCGAACTCCAAGACCTATCATAACTCGGACTTATTTTCAAAGATCCTCGACCAAAACTCAAAGGTGACTCtagaaaagttgaaagatAAACCGAAGCCGATCAAGAAGAAAGACCCGCCACCAAATCCATCAACAACGGCCTCACCCACAAGCAAGAAAACAGAACTGGTCAAAGCTCGGCCAGAGATATCCAAAAGTAATGGAACCGCTTCAAAGTCCGTCAAGGGATCGACCAAACTCAGAGCTCGCAGTCTCTCCAGTAGTTCCTCTTCGAGCTCATCCTCCTCTGGGTCTTCGTCTTCGGGATCAAGTTCGTCCTCATCTGGAAGCTCAAGTTCTAGCTCAAgctcctcgtcgtcctcatcttcttcaacAATTTCGAGTAGAGGCAAGGGCAACAAAAAGGTCGTGATCCCAGTCAAGAGGCAAGACAACCTCGCaaaatcaaaggccttgaaggccaaaaagagAAGGCTCTCCGATTCCATGTCCGACTctgattga